The proteins below are encoded in one region of Paraflavitalea devenefica:
- a CDS encoding DUF4153 domain-containing protein has product MRDQILSNLDNPAQLERLYREDKSGFKRSFNVLYPELKDSTFASFWNARLNFAKEEISWGTAKDLVFVIITALLAGLIAKLPVILSIDEEFFYMRNAGFIVFPMLSAYFAWKNQLSAGKIVFITGATLVGLLFINFFPDDTGRGDSLILSCIHLPILLWAVLGFAFVGEQRNDVEKRLGYLSYNGDLIVMTTLILIAGGILTGVTIGLFDLIGFKIEKFYFEYVVLVGLPAAPILGTYLIQTNPQLVGKVSPVIARIFSPLVLVMLVIYLIAIIYSGKDPYNDREFLLIFNGLLIGVMAIIFFSVAEASRKGQNLAETWILLLLSVVTIVVNGIALSAILFRISAWGFTPNRAAVLGSNALILINLLLVTVQLFRVVSKKTDITGVGKVISWFLPVYCVWAIIVTFLFPFLFEFK; this is encoded by the coding sequence ATGAGAGATCAAATATTATCCAACCTTGATAATCCTGCACAGTTGGAAAGACTGTACAGGGAAGATAAATCAGGTTTTAAGCGGTCATTTAATGTGTTGTACCCGGAGCTTAAGGACAGCACCTTCGCCAGCTTTTGGAATGCACGGCTGAATTTTGCCAAAGAAGAGATATCCTGGGGTACTGCCAAAGACCTGGTATTTGTGATTATTACTGCTCTCCTGGCAGGGCTGATCGCCAAGCTGCCGGTCATTTTATCTATAGATGAAGAGTTCTTCTATATGAGGAATGCCGGTTTTATTGTTTTCCCGATGCTGTCGGCATACTTTGCCTGGAAGAACCAGTTATCTGCCGGTAAGATTGTCTTTATAACCGGCGCCACCCTCGTTGGCTTATTGTTTATCAATTTCTTTCCTGATGATACCGGGAGGGGCGACTCACTGATTTTATCATGCATTCATTTGCCCATATTGCTGTGGGCAGTACTGGGTTTTGCTTTTGTGGGCGAGCAACGCAATGATGTAGAAAAGCGGCTTGGTTATTTAAGTTATAATGGCGACCTGATCGTGATGACAACGCTGATCCTGATAGCAGGCGGCATCCTGACGGGTGTTACCATTGGTCTCTTTGATCTGATCGGGTTTAAGATTGAAAAGTTCTATTTCGAATATGTGGTACTTGTCGGACTTCCTGCTGCCCCCATCCTGGGCACCTACCTCATCCAGACCAATCCACAACTGGTGGGCAAGGTTTCACCGGTCATTGCCAGGATATTCAGTCCGCTGGTATTGGTGATGCTGGTGATTTATCTCATCGCCATTATTTATTCGGGTAAAGATCCTTATAACGACCGGGAGTTCCTGCTGATCTTTAATGGGCTGTTGATTGGCGTTATGGCCATTATTTTCTTTTCCGTGGCGGAAGCTTCCCGGAAAGGTCAAAACCTGGCGGAAACCTGGATACTTTTACTGCTCTCAGTTGTCACCATCGTTGTTAACGGCATTGCACTGTCGGCCATCCTGTTCCGGATCTCTGCCTGGGGCTTTACGCCCAATAGGGCTGCAGTGCTGGGGAGCAATGCTTTAATCTTAATCAACCTTTTGTTGGTAACTGTGCAACTGTTCAGAGTAGTTTCAAAGAAGACAGACATTACCGGTGTTGGAAAAGTGATTTCCTGGTTCCTGCCCGTTTACTGCGTATGGGCCATTATCGTAACCTTCTTATTCCCTTTCCTGTTTGAGTTTAAATAA
- a CDS encoding serine hydrolase — protein sequence MKINFARVLAGSPVVIALLTGTTAYTQDKTSEIDKLFSWATPATPGCVCAVSQHGKVVLNRAYGMADLEREVPLTPNSVFDAASLTKQFVAAAILLLVEEKRLSLSDDVHKYIPELPDYGQTITIDHLLTHTSGLRDWTGITPLAAADVDALTLVLRQRGLNFRPGEEWSYSNSGYVLLKEIVARISGMSFGDFARKRLFEPLGMKATVYQHDLREIVKHRVLAYDKENGEWKLDIKLDNDRGGGGALFSTASDLLIWNEALTGNHFGTFVTGKLQEPARLNNGRQVRYARGLYLNTSRGGKVIMHTGGSAGYRSILTRIPEQGFSIAILCNAGETGDRGAFVRRIFDLLVPATATQTAESKAPVMITDSAGAAATDLNSKAGLFFNERTGEPLRLIVNNGRLGIAGASALVTVAKDRFRNPTGLLMFMSGDEFELQFLSQDQFELKSMEGQITRYRRAWPYTPAPGDLKAFAGRYESKEIGAVFQIESQEKGLVIRLEHSPDKTLPFRPVDPDAFQAERMTVRFVRNKAGKVVALSYSNPVLRNISFTRLNNQ from the coding sequence ATGAAAATAAACTTTGCCAGGGTCCTTGCAGGATCGCCTGTGGTCATTGCCTTGCTTACCGGCACGACCGCTTACACGCAAGATAAAACGAGCGAGATTGACAAGCTCTTCAGTTGGGCCACGCCGGCTACACCCGGGTGTGTATGCGCTGTTTCACAGCACGGAAAGGTAGTGTTGAACCGTGCTTACGGCATGGCCGACCTGGAACGCGAGGTTCCACTGACCCCCAACTCGGTATTCGATGCGGCATCGCTGACGAAGCAGTTTGTTGCCGCGGCTATCCTTCTCCTTGTGGAAGAGAAACGTCTTTCGCTTTCAGATGACGTGCATAAATATATTCCGGAGTTACCTGATTATGGACAGACAATCACGATAGATCATCTGCTCACCCATACTTCCGGGCTGCGTGACTGGACGGGCATCACGCCGCTGGCAGCCGCAGATGTGGATGCCCTGACATTGGTATTGCGCCAGCGCGGCCTCAATTTCAGGCCCGGCGAAGAATGGTCTTATTCAAACAGCGGTTATGTGCTGCTGAAAGAGATCGTTGCCCGCATAAGCGGCATGTCGTTTGGGGATTTTGCGCGCAAGCGCCTGTTCGAGCCGCTTGGGATGAAGGCGACCGTGTATCAACATGATTTGCGGGAGATAGTTAAGCACCGTGTGCTTGCTTATGATAAAGAGAATGGCGAGTGGAAGCTGGATATAAAGCTCGACAATGATCGCGGCGGCGGTGGCGCCCTGTTCAGTACGGCCAGCGACCTCCTGATCTGGAACGAGGCGCTAACGGGCAATCATTTCGGCACGTTTGTGACCGGAAAGCTCCAGGAACCGGCCAGGTTGAATAACGGCAGGCAGGTGCGTTATGCCCGCGGCCTGTACCTGAACACCAGCCGCGGCGGCAAAGTGATCATGCATACCGGCGGCTCGGCCGGGTACAGATCTATATTGACACGTATTCCGGAGCAGGGCTTTTCTATCGCCATACTGTGTAATGCAGGCGAGACCGGGGACAGGGGAGCGTTCGTACGCCGTATTTTTGACCTGCTGGTGCCTGCCACAGCTACCCAAACTGCTGAATCAAAAGCGCCGGTCATGATTACAGACAGTGCCGGCGCGGCGGCTACAGACCTGAATAGTAAAGCTGGATTGTTTTTCAACGAGCGTACCGGTGAGCCATTGCGTCTGATAGTGAATAATGGCAGGCTGGGTATTGCCGGCGCTTCTGCGCTGGTCACCGTGGCGAAGGACCGTTTCCGGAATCCAACTGGCCTTTTGATGTTTATGTCGGGCGATGAGTTTGAACTGCAATTCCTGTCACAGGACCAGTTCGAATTAAAGTCCATGGAAGGCCAAATCACCCGGTATCGCCGGGCCTGGCCTTATACGCCTGCCCCGGGTGACCTGAAGGCTTTTGCAGGCCGGTATGAAAGCAAGGAGATCGGGGCGGTTTTCCAGATTGAGTCCCAGGAAAAGGGCCTGGTCATACGCCTCGAACATTCACCGGACAAAACTTTACCCTTCCGTCCGGTAGATCCCGATGCCTTTCAGGCAGAAAGGATGACGGTGCGGTTTGTCCGGAACAAGGCCGGAAAGGTAGTGGCTTTATCATACAGCAACCCAGTACTTCGAAACATATCATTCACACGATTGAATAACCAGTAA